The Deltaproteobacteria bacterium genome segment CCTCCGAGGTCTCCGACGTGACCGCGATCGCGCGGTCGTACCGGCCGACCGCGCCGAGGCCGCGCAGGAAGCCGCGGCCGACGGGATACAACTCGACGGCAACGTGCACCGCCGGCACGAAATCGGCGTCATAGGGGCGCAGGTTGGGCGTCTGCATCGCGCCGCCGTAGCCGAAATGGCGCCCCGCGAACGTCATCCCGGCTTCCGCCAGCCATTGAGCCCTCGCCGCGCCACGCGAGCGTGCCGCCGCACCGCCGCGGCCGCCGTCACGGTCCGTCCGCCGCTTTCCCCCGGCCTTGTCTGCGTGCGCGTCGACGTCGATGTCTGCCTCGCGCGTGCGCGCGGCGATCGCCGCCGCGATACGCGTCGGCTCCCCCTCGGTGACCTCGATCCACTCTTCCTGTTTGGGCTGGCCGCGCACGACGATCTCGACCACGTGAGGTCCAACCTCCACCTCGAACTCCCCCGGAGCCGTGCCGACCGCCTCGCCGTCGACCACGACGTCGGCGCCGACGGCCGCAGACCCCGCCGGCACGTCGACCACGACCGTACCGGTCACGAGTTCCGACAGCTGGACCTTGAACCGCTGGACGCGGCGTTGCTTGCGCACCCGGATGGTGGTCGTGTGGCTGCGGTAGCCGCGCTTGCTGAGCGTCACGACGTGTTCGCCGGCGGGCAACCTGCCGCGGTACGGCGTCGTGCC includes the following:
- a CDS encoding PEGA domain-containing protein, which gives rise to MVRRWCPLVAAALCCAATPARAQRTYRVVIDSSPRGATVAIGAEGEAEEVGTTPYRGRLPAGEHVVTLSKRGYRSHTTTIRVRKQRRVQRFKVQLSELVTGTVVVDVPAGSAAVGADVVVDGEAVGTAPGEFEVEVGPHVVEIVVRGQPKQEEWIEVTEGEPTRIAAAIAARTREADIDVDAHADKAGGKRRTDRDGGRGGAAARSRGAARAQWLAEAGMTFAGRHFGYGGAMQTPNLRPYDADFVPAVHVAVELYPVGRGFLRGLGAVGRYDRAIAVTSETSEGVPVDTAWTQFAAGARYRTRVSGATVGVGAAYGQIDVSFDPAALPADEAPSAGYKFVEFAVDGRADVGGVALFGGVAGLWVVDAGPTAARFRGASAFGAAAHAGVAVPVAPHLEARASVRYDRFALTFAAEPGDTHVADGATDHLYGLLLGAAFYY